The genomic DNA AGTCTTTAAGACTTGGAATCTTTCACTTCATATATGTGTAGcccttttcatttgttgtggacttttcttttcacagACTCaatcaaatctttcaattccaGAACGTCTTCACTTATGCTGTCGTCCTGTGCGGCCTCAGATATGTTACTTGGCCGACTGGTTACATTAGTGTTGGAATTGAGCGGTGTTTGGTATAAATCAGGCTCGTGTATTACCGTTGGGTGCTCGAAGGAGGAATTGGAGATCTGCGAGTAGTCTGTAGCAGAATTTAACATGCAACCAGTGCTTATGGGCACGACTGGCAGATTGGTGCTATGACTGGGGGTTCCGCCTGCTAGAACACCGTGGTAACTAGGTACCCTTGGTGCTCTGCGCATCTTTGTCGCTAAATGGGAAGGTATGGCAGGCGAGGATGATGATAGCGATCTGATTGCAAGGGGCGTCTTGAATTTATAGTCTTTTCGCTTGGATAAGAGAACTGGtaacttctttttctcattCTTCGGGGAAGCATCGATGTGCGACTTTAGATGAGCATACGTGTTACGCTGATCTTCCTCCTCCTTGTATTTTCTTTGCTCTGATTCCAACATATGCCGCATTTTTTCGTCGATGGCCTGCGTGGTTCTTGGTTGGTGACGTGATTTAACCGTTGAATTTGTTTGTCGTAAGCTTGCATGatattttcctctttctgtTAGCTTATAACGGAATCGATTCGCAACTTGCTTAAGGACCCTTTCTAATTCTGCGTGAGGTGAATTGCCACTAATTGCAACGATATTTATATCCTCCAAGATGCCGCAGAAACTCTTGGAAATGcgattcaatttcaaacacCTAAAAATTGTGGCATCCGATAAAGGTGTCTCTGTTGATTCCCAGTAAAGAATAAGTATACTAAAGTTAACATTGGTATTTAAAGAAATACCAGTTGCTAGtttgatcaattcttcGCCATCTTGTTGTAATTTCATCTCCAGATcgaaaatatttgaatcaGTAACACCGGTATTGAAAACCAGCAGTTGCAAATTTGCGAAAGATGCTGGATTGTAGGTCGAATCAATACAGTGTATACTCAACTTTAAAACTTCGTCTTGCAAAATGGTTTCCTTTGAAGGATCTGATTTCCCAAATTTACTCATCGCCCAATTGTTTGGAATTGAAGTCCAACTCGTTCCGTAGATGAAGATAGATAGCGTTACCTGATGCTTTAGGGATTTACATTTATCGCGCAAAGgttcaaaatatatacTTTTTGTGTCCATGGGTTCCCAAACCTCAAGACGTTTCTCAGTCTGTTTCGAAAAAATATTagcttcatcaaaaactgGCGAAAATGTTATGTCTTTCCCTAAAGAATGTGGAAGAACGAACGAGGAAGCCCCGTTGTTACAAGgagttgaaaagatttttgactttttgaGTAAAGGTACACCAAGCTGTCGTCCagcattttgaaattcagcCTTCCTCTTATTCTCAGTGTCTCTCTCTTCCTTTCGCGTTTTATAGCAcattttccatttgttAAACCCCCGTGATTTCAACTTCCTCTCCCGAAAGACTTCCGCTCTCGATCCAAGGTAAATATTGTAAATTTTCTCGTGTAAGAAAGCGTAATACAATTCTCCAGTCAGCTTATTAATATTCCGCTTTTCgataatttttttctgcatTGCATCATTGGCTATTGTTGTCATCATATCTTGAACAacctttttgataatttcaTTGGATATATCACGAGCGgcttgattttttaattgaaTCGTCTCAgcttcaatttcaagattcttcgctttctttctttctacTGCTTTTGGCACCAATTGGAGTCTGTTTTTTGTACCATCTTCTAAAAGTGATCTTTCCTTTATGTTTTCCTTTGCAGCAAGTTTAGCATTACCGTCGGGCAGTAAATTTATATCTCCTTGATTTGAATTGTTAGTTCTTGCAGCGCCAGGAAGGATATTATTAGAtgaaaattcatttttaaaCCCCCTCCTTGGTATAATTGTAGGAGAAGATGAACTAAGATCGAACTGTGGTTGCTGTGTTCCCAAAACCTTTTCTGTTGCGACACCTTGTTTCGTTAAAGAGGGCATCACGAAATTATTTTGCTCTGTAGAAATGTAATTAATCTTTCGTGTGTTTGCTTCGTTTTCAAGTCCCGTTTCCCTCTCTCTATTGGCTTCACCTACTTCGACCTCCTCTTCCTGTTCTTCCTCCTCATTaccatcttcttcttgttccatttcatcaatttggTGTCCAGCGTGATTTGTGCTCCCGATGTTGTTGTTTGGTATTGTATAAACAGTCGGTTTTCCAGAATTAATAAGTTCAGGAAATGAAGTACCAAGGAGCAGATCATCGACGCATTTAAGTGAAGCTTGCTTAAGTGGTTGACTTTCGTTCAACTTGTGGGAATGATGTGTTaatgttttcaattctACACCCTCATCAGTAATATCAATAGAATaatatttgcaaaaatctTCAAGTTCCTCCTTACTGTTAAATAGAAACGTTTCTATCAAATGATCGCATGGAATTGGTTTATGCCTTTTGTTTATTGATAGCGATAGAGCTTTGAAGGCATAAAATCTTACCTCATTGACATAAAGCTCCAAAAAGGACCCCATTAAGAATGGAACTCGTCCAGAGttcaaaacttgaaaaaaagcGTTGTAAAAATTAAGGCAATTTTCAGTTCTTATAAATCCTCTCTTGTGAAAGCTCGAATTTGAAACATATCTTCTGAAACAAAGAGCAAGCTGAACAAGgtcattttgaaaaatatgaattGGCAGTTCCTGAATATTCTTGTCATATTCTGGGTCTCTGATTTTGCTCAGAAGTGCGTACGCTCTAAATTCTGCCTCATTGGGGCAGTTTCCACCATTTGCTCTGACTTCATCATATATTTCTGATAAAGTAATTAATGATTTGTGCAATTGTTCTAATTCCTGCTGTAAtgaaaattcattttttgattttcccATAACATGAATAATCAAGAGATGTATGcgaacaattttttcattacaCTCAATAGCTTCGGGTCCAGAATAGTTTTGATATGTAAAATCTTGTCGTATGGAACGCATCCTGTCCCATATGAAACCTTCACTGTCAGGCAACGTAACTAAAAGATTATCGATGATATAATCAAGTGTAAGTGACAATATATGAGGTGGTCTGACATCCGATGGCAATGGAGGTGCTGCTGCGGCTGCTGGACGAGCAAACACTTTCAAAGCCTTGGATCTTGAGGCTTTCTTCCCACTGGGATCATCCTTTTCGTAAGAGTACACAGTATATTCAACATTTCTTCTagctctttcaaatatggGACACATATCCAGACAGGTACCTTGAAAACTAATTGCCTCTGTCAAATCCTTGGCTGAATCTGCCTTGTCTACCAAGCCTTTATTTTCcatgatttttctttccacatctctcattttcttcagcgTTTCGTATAAATCTGTTACATCTTCAATAGAATTTTCCAGCTTTAGCATTTTATCTTGATTTGCTCTGTCCCATGAATCAGgttgaaactttttttgtttcaacTGAGCTTGTTGACCGATTAAAAATCGTGGCATGGGACGTAACTTGTGTTCTACATGACTAAACCCTAATCTCTCGGGTTCCGAGATCAATGCTCCTATATCTGCATCGCTTGATTGAGGGATACGAAGTTTCATGTACTTATTACTCATTGGTTTATGTTTGATAGTTCTTTCGGGCTCATGAGTTATAGGTTTATTCGAGggctttttttttgattgctTTTGAGATGCACTATCACGGTTACCAAAATGTGGCAATCCTGTCCTCTTTGCCTTCGAGGATACATCTGTAGTCCCACTGTTTATCGATGAGAAACCTCCATGGTCATTATTCcctccaaaaaaattgaatgggGAAGAAGGTATAGTGGTGCCGAAAGAAATATTCATAGAATAAGCGTATGAACTCCTAATAACGCCCTCTAATCCTTGAGTCAACCGTCGGCTGATATAGCTGCTGGTCTTTGCAGCTACCACTATTACACAATGGTAAGTAGCCTTTtactttcacttttcaGTACTTTACCGCGCGCTACCTGCCTCCTCGCACAAAATGGCAAAACTGTGATAACCTTGAAAACgtaaacaaattgaaatatatgcAAACTCTTCTATAGATAATATAAGCTAAACCTTGTACATTTCAATGTTGAATCAGATACATGATAAACTGGAAGTTCATATTCAATGATTGCCTTTTCTAGGAATTCCGTCAAGACACATTCAGATCTTAAATGAATGCCGATGAGAGCATGTACCTCCATATCGTGGCCTTGGAAATATTCCATCAACTGGCTTAGTGTGTTCAAGAATGGGTTAATAAGATATTCGTTATATATCACATCCATTGCGATTATGTGAATTCTCTTAGCAGTAGTCAAAGTATCTAACAGAATACCACTggatttcaatttgaaattttcccAATCTAGTAGCATTATCTCTAGTTTAACTTTAGGACTAGTAGATTCTAATTCGTCATCATGAAGGCctaatgattttgaaatgcaCTTCCGTTTGTTCAGTTGTAATAAATTTTCCTGCAACTTGAATTTCAGCTTATTCAATATACCTTTTTGATCGGTGCAGACAAATGTATCGACGTAGTTACTAAGAACAATTGGTAACATGCCTGATACCCCTGTTCCTAACTCCAAGACGCACATCGAATCGCCAGAGTTTGGTTTGGACAGCAGCGGtgaaatattcaaacaTTGACGTTTGGGGTCATTTAAGATCTCCACATCACCACCACTCCTCAGTGGTTCTGCGTTTTTGTCATAAAGAAGCCATTTGAGGAAAAATGGTGTTGTGGACCAAAGCACATAGCCTGTAGTAGAATTTGAATTATCTCTTGATGAGAAAAGGCTTGTTATAGACTGTTCTATAACGAAATTATACCTATCACTGGGTACTTGACGAGGcttattttttctcttcttcagttttttcacCGCTGCAGGAGGTTCGATGTCTATTTCCAATAGATGTTCGTTCTTATTGAAAGTACCCAGATCTTGTTTTAGATCATCAGAATGTGACCCCAGATCAATATAACGTTCTAAGATGTGCTCATGGATAGTTTCTTCGTTTATATATTGCAAATGAAATACCATTGAAGACTTCCTCATTCtgtcttttttctttacaaatttttttgatatcaatcTACATTTTAAACTACAAATTATTAACTTGCTGGAAGAACATTTGTTAATCAGGCGAAATGTTTAGAGGGATGAGAATTAAAGAGTCTAATTAATTATAAAAGATctattcaaatcaattttttagCCAATAAGATTTCGGCAATCAAAATACCAGCACCAGCGGCACCAATAAC from Zygotorulaspora mrakii chromosome 7, complete sequence includes the following:
- the SAC3 gene encoding Sac3p (similar to Saccharomyces cerevisiae SAC3 (YDR159W); ancestral locus Anc_8.340) — translated: MNISFGTTIPSSPFNFFGGNNDHGGFSSINSGTTDVSSKAKRTGLPHFGNRDSASQKQSKKKPSNKPITHEPERTIKHKPMSNKYMKLRIPQSSDADIGALISEPERLGFSHVEHKLRPMPRFLIGQQAQLKQKKFQPDSWDRANQDKMLKLENSIEDVTDLYETLKKMRDVERKIMENKGLVDKADSAKDLTEAISFQGTCLDMCPIFERARRNVEYTVYSYEKDDPSGKKASRSKALKVFARPAAAAAPPLPSDVRPPHILSLTLDYIIDNLLVTLPDSEGFIWDRMRSIRQDFTYQNYSGPEAIECNEKIVRIHLLIIHVMGKSKNEFSLQQELEQLHKSLITLSEIYDEVRANGGNCPNEAEFRAYALLSKIRDPEYDKNIQELPIHIFQNDLVQLALCFRRYVSNSSFHKRGFIRTENCLNFYNAFFQVLNSGRVPFLMGSFLELYVNEVRFYAFKALSLSINKRHKPIPCDHLIETFLFNSKEELEDFCKYYSIDITDEGVELKTLTHHSHKLNESQPLKQASLKCVDDLLLGTSFPELINSGKPTVYTIPNNNIGSTNHAGHQIDEMEQEEDGNEEEEQEEEVEVGEANRERETGLENEANTRKINYISTEQNNFVMPSLTKQGVATEKVLGTQQPQFDLSSSSPTIIPRRGFKNEFSSNNILPGAARTNNSNQGDINLLPDGNAKLAAKENIKERSLLEDGTKNRLQLVPKAVERKKAKNLEIEAETIQLKNQAARDISNEIIKKVVQDMMTTIANDAMQKKIIEKRNINKLTGELYYAFLHEKIYNIYLGSRAEVFRERKLKSRGFNKWKMCYKTRKEERDTENKRKAEFQNAGRQLGVPLLKKSKIFSTPCNNGASSFVLPHSLGKDITFSPVFDEANIFSKQTEKRLEVWEPMDTKSIYFEPLRDKCKSLKHQVTLSIFIYGTSWTSIPNNWAMSKFGKSDPSKETILQDEVLKLSIHCIDSTYNPASFANLQLLVFNTGVTDSNIFDLEMKLQQDGEELIKLATGISLNTNVNFSILILYWESTETPLSDATIFRCLKLNRISKSFCGILEDINIVAISGNSPHAELERVLKQVANRFRYKLTERGKYHASLRQTNSTVKSRHQPRTTQAIDEKMRHMLESEQRKYKEEEDQRNTYAHLKSHIDASPKNEKKKLPVLLSKRKDYKFKTPLAIRSLSSSSPAIPSHLATKMRRAPRVPSYHGVLAGGTPSHSTNLPVVPISTGCMLNSATDYSQISNSSFEHPTVIHEPDLYQTPLNSNTNVTSRPSNISEAAQDDSISEDVLELKDLIESVKRKVHNK
- the RKM5 gene encoding S-adenosylmethionine-dependent methyltransferase (similar to Saccharomyces cerevisiae YLR137W; ancestral locus Anc_8.339); protein product: MRKSSMVFHLQYINEETIHEHILERYIDLGSHSDDLKQDLGTFNKNEHLLEIDIEPPAAVKKLKKRKNKPRQVPSDRYNFVIEQSITSLFSSRDNSNSTTGYVLWSTTPFFLKWLLYDKNAEPLRSGGDVEILNDPKRQCLNISPLLSKPNSGDSMCVLELGTGVSGMLPIVLSNYVDTFVCTDQKGILNKLKFKLQENLLQLNKRKCISKSLGLHDDELESTSPKVKLEIMLLDWENFKLKSSGILLDTLTTAKRIHIIAMDVIYNEYLINPFLNTLSQLMEYFQGHDMEVHALIGIHLRSECVLTEFLEKAIIEYELPVYHVSDSTLKCTRFSLYYL